A segment of the Lycium ferocissimum isolate CSIRO_LF1 chromosome 10, AGI_CSIRO_Lferr_CH_V1, whole genome shotgun sequence genome:
TTGAGGCCCCCAACCGAGCTAAGATCTGGAGGAAGAGATGACATGGTGATTCCAGTTTAAAACATTAAATTTTAGCACAAACAAGGCATGATCATATGGAAATTACCTTTTTTTGCTGTTTGATTATATCCGCATCCAGGTGCTGACTGAACAAGACTCGAACAGCAGTCATTTCTCGCCTCTTCCTGGAATCTTTTAAGGTGGAGTCAACATGTGTTCCAGTAGTATGTAAGGAAATCATTTCTCTCAAAAGGGAGGACCTTGACATATTCTTCCTGCACGATTGTTTTTGATACTCATCACCCATACAAATAGGTGACACAGAATTCTTCACGATTCTCGAATTGGTGGGAGTGGTGCATGCTGATGCTGGCACTTTGACCTGGTCTCCTGCTGAAGATTCCGCTCCACGTGCTTCATCAACAGATTGTCTTGTCTCTACATCAGCTTTCCTCTTAGAATCTTCTAGTAATTTATTTAGAAGTGCTTTTGCATTTGCATCAGCAAAAGCATCATTAATGTTGGTACCCTCTGGATGTCCTTTATCCATGCCTTCATTCAATAGCTTTTTCCAAGACCGTCTTCCAGAGGATGCAATACCAGAGGGAGTACATTCAGATGAACACTTTCTCTTTTTTGTGCTGACATCAATTGAAGTACTTGTATGGTCACCACTTAATCTTTTTGACCTTCTACATGATTGAGTAGCGGTCTCTTGCCCCATGGTAGGCATCTTTCGACGACTTCTAATTCCTTTGGGATGGTCAACAGCACAAAGGTTGCCCCACgatgatgatttcatatttCTGAGGTTGGCGGTTTGATTGGCAGCGAACGTGCCTTGATCCATCAAAATCCCACAAGCATCAATACCGGTCCCACCACTTTTAAAAGTGGCAGCAGCAGACAGACGGCTTTTTGGTTGACTTTCTGCCCGGTTATGCCTAGTTCGATGAGCTACAGGTGAAAATGAGTCGTGTTGCTGTTGCAAATGACAATTCTTGACAGACACAGAACCCGTGCTTGCTTTTGGTGGTCTTTCTTCTTGTCCcaactcttcttcttttccccTTGAAGCATGGGGTTTTGTCAAATTTGGCTTGATCATTCTTAATCCAGCTCCGTGTTCTTCATTGCCTTGCTTCTTGCTACTTTTCTGTTGCTTCAATTTTTCGCTACGGCGCTCTTCAACTAATTTGGCATCCTTCCGCACTGACTGTCTTGTAGCAGGTCGAGTGTCAGAAGATCGTGCTTTTTTCTTGGAGGACCTTTGCTTTGACAGACTCTCATCATCGACTCGACCTTTGCAGCAACTATCCCTCAATGTCTTATCACCTTTCTTCTCATAACTACAATCATTTTCCAGCACAGGAACTTCAAAGCATAATGTTTCCATAGCTTCAGCAGCCATTTGAGTATCTAATCCAACATTTAGCATGTCCGGAACATTGTCTCCATTACCATCATCAACCATTCCATCACCATCCCCCACATTGAATTGTTCATCAAGCTCCTCAACAAAGTTCTTCCTAGATCTGGACTTCGATAGCTCACTTCTCACTCTCCCTTTACTTGACATTAACCTTGAATCAGAACGGGGGGAACCCTTAAACTTTTTGCCGTTCAACGGGtgctttcctttttcttcacaaCTTTTATCTCCCTGTCTTAAGGGTTCAAGTAAACCACGCTTCCGAGGTTCAGTAGCAGGTCTCCTGCCAACAAGAAGTTCCTTTTTCTTCTGGAAAAACTCTCCACCTCCTTCATCTTCACGATTGTCATCCCAATCAAAAATCCCACCTTCTGCATCAGCTATTCCAGCTGCTTTCCGAGCCAAAAGTTTTGTCCCGTTTGCAGCAGAGACAAATTTTGATTTTCCAATGGAGGACTTCCCAAAGTCAATATGTTGATCAAAATCAAAAGGATTGAGCTTAAGAAACTCATCAACAGCTTCTAGTGCATTAGCCTGAGATTCCTCTCCAGGTTCTTGAGAATCTAGATAACTTAAACCTGCCAATACATCTTCAGAGGCCAACTGAGGCAAGTCCACTGTCTTCTGAAAATCATTCTTACCATCTTCTGACCCTTTAATCTCAACAAGTATCTCATCTCCAAAAAGTTTCCTCGCAGCTGAACTACCAACCTTGCACCCGTTTCCGCTACCTACTTCCTTCATTTGTACATAGTGCTCCTCACAAGCATTCAGGTTAAGCTCCTTCCCGACTTCAGATTGAGGTCCAACCACAGATTTCCCATTTTGGCCTGCACCTTCCTGCTCCAGAGGATTGTCACTCTTAATAGACCATGTACTTCCTTTTGTCCCTTTACGGCTCATGTCATAAGCAGCCAAACCAGAAGCCCTGATAGATGCAGCACGGATTGAAGTAAACCCTCGTTGCAGAGATCCTgaaaaaatatatgaatattaGAGCTCCAAATTTATGAACCAACTTTGTTATCGAATCTTCAGAGACATTCTGTCTGATAAAGAATATGGCTAGGACTTAAAAGTTGAGAACAGAAACAACCACCTAAAATTACCAACAATGAAGAGTATATTAAATACTTCCATGTAGCGAATAAGAGAAGAGAAATCTTGATTCTACAACATAAAGCAGAGAAAGCGAAGACCAA
Coding sequences within it:
- the LOC132034302 gene encoding uncharacterized protein LOC132034302; the protein is MASADDHLFFDDAFETQLVNLCGENQILDIGGETQVVDFGGETQLVDFGGETQLVDYGGETQQVELGGETQVVDDHDGIQNKRIQTSENCNVEVVVDSDNEGSDGTEVLCDTQELSDDDSMEHSFSSIDQVKFPKSSNSNTSDKSSIAQSDVQSNDKHRSGSLQRGFTSIRAASIRASGLAAYDMSRKGTKGSTWSIKSDNPLEQEGAGQNGKSVVGPQSEVGKELNLNACEEHYVQMKEVGSGNGCKVGSSAARKLFGDEILVEIKGSEDGKNDFQKTVDLPQLASEDVLAGLSYLDSQEPGEESQANALEAVDEFLKLNPFDFDQHIDFGKSSIGKSKFVSAANGTKLLARKAAGIADAEGGIFDWDDNREDEGGGEFFQKKKELLVGRRPATEPRKRGLLEPLRQGDKSCEEKGKHPLNGKKFKGSPRSDSRLMSSKGRVRSELSKSRSRKNFVEELDEQFNVGDGDGMVDDGNGDNVPDMLNVGLDTQMAAEAMETLCFEVPVLENDCSYEKKGDKTLRDSCCKGRVDDESLSKQRSSKKKARSSDTRPATRQSVRKDAKLVEERRSEKLKQQKSSKKQGNEEHGAGLRMIKPNLTKPHASRGKEEELGQEERPPKASTGSVSVKNCHLQQQHDSFSPVAHRTRHNRAESQPKSRLSAAATFKSGGTGIDACGILMDQGTFAANQTANLRNMKSSSWGNLCAVDHPKGIRSRRKMPTMGQETATQSCRRSKRLSGDHTSTSIDVSTKKRKCSSECTPSGIASSGRRSWKKLLNEGMDKGHPEGTNINDAFADANAKALLNKLLEDSKRKADVETRQSVDEARGAESSAGDQVKVPASACTTPTNSRIVKNSVSPICMGDEYQKQSCRKNMSRSSLLREMISLHTTGTHVDSTLKDSRKRREMTAVRVLFSQHLDADIIKQQKKILARLGASSSSSMSDATHFVADEFVRTRNMLEAIAAGKPVVTHLWLESCGQASCLIDEKNHILRDARKEKEFGFSMPISLARACQHPLLQGYKVFITPNTKPGKEILASLVKAVHGLAVERLCRSTMKEEVIPDNLLVLSCEEDYEVCTPFLEKGATVYSSELLLNGIVTQRLEFDRYRLFTDHVKRTRSTVWVKKNNNQYLAVATCK